A genomic window from Anopheles ziemanni chromosome X, idAnoZiCoDA_A2_x.2, whole genome shotgun sequence includes:
- the LOC131290469 gene encoding proton channel OtopLc-like, with translation MSLTRDGLYASVHPPPDDDESLAGGSNAKEDQQQEQRKGRSRRRDSEASRSQSSAMASLRPTPLQSRRGTLDSVEMVERYQYTKRPPRSGSHSPSQYESRRRLSSFGTQRRIFLDLIRKHGSKLSLNRKFSETSKGDEQGGDPGRLSRDRAQAKHQLTIALSALYSKLLIILGVTLPITEFVTSKAPANFHQGFYLYLHGVSILFCVFLHVARYRRRTQLEFLSRCEEHDGGKGKRAVMKTAPSGSASHSASFYLRIGAIAFGIGSLVYSALDFGQYFELANDERCGNGLVALMPAVRIVLCVAQMQFVIVSGKDFGLDHHTLTSRFGLMHMLATNVCEWLYVLVEEAKHEIVHLGHPTASVSVHAVGAQATNAGSEDLKLHCRTSNIMGSLVQNAAPFLFPCTIEYSLICALTLYDLWSVLNRNSDPSKRKSAPERPDRGVTGRPANRFSIDCSSAQKGLFGGIITIVMTFIVLIMYFVLRRERNLQGAATLEIVLYELVLYSSTLAAVVGAMVRMRDLRVTTQRAGRGAGSLRATPPLPLDCHLLLVTQTGIYIYGVFSIIGTYHTHGRLLHFAVVSEILGLAQTSLQTLFVLSSWWRRCKGAHQNRTKPGRELITFLLVANLAAWMVNALVKSNASFRPLVMGFYGAGAWSIIAHVSMPLAIFYRFHSTICLFEIWKNSYKARYNEP, from the exons ATGTCGCTGACTCGTGACGGACTATACGCAAG TGTCCATCCTCCACCGGACGACGACGAATCGCTAGCCGGTGGATCTAACGCCAAAGAGGACCAACAGCAGGAACAACGGAAAGGCAGGTCCCGCCGTCGAGACAGTGAAGCGAGTCGCAGCCAGAGCTCGGCGATGGCCAGCTTGCGACCGACACCGCTGCAGAGTCGACGCGGCACGCTCGACAGCGTGGAGATGGTGGAGCGCTACCAGTACACCAAGAGGCCACCACGCAGCGGATCGCACTCGCCGAGTCAGTACGAGTCCCGGCGGCGGCTGTCTAGCTTCGGCACGCAGCGCCGCATCTTCCTCGACCTGATACGCAAACATGGCAGCAAACTTTCACTCAACCGCAAGTTTTCCGAGACGTCCAAGGGGGATGAGCAGGGCGGGGATCCCGGGCGGCTGAGCCGTGACCGTGCACAGGCTAA ACACCAGCTCACCATCGCACTGTCGGCGCTGTACAGCAAGCTGTTGATTATCCTTGGCGTGACGCTGCCGATCACGGAGTTTGTAACGTCCAAGGCACCGGCCAACTTCCACCAGGGCTTCTACCTGTACCTGCACGGAGTGAGCATCCTGTTCTGCGTATTCCTGCACGTCGCCCGGTATCGGCGCCGGACGCAACTCGAGTTCCTCTCGCGCTGCGAAG AGCACGACGGCGGCAAGGGGAAGCGGGCGGTGATGAAGACGGCGCCATCGGGGAGTGCTTCCCATAGCGCTTCGTTCTATCTCCGGATAGGCGCCATCGCGTTCGGCATCGGTAGCTTGGTGTACTCCGCGCTCGATTTCGGCCAATACTTCGAGCTGGCAA ATGACGAGCGATGCGGTAATGGGTTGGTAGCACTGATGCCAGCCGTTCGCATAGTCCTGTGCGTGGCCCAGATGCAGTTTGTCATCGTGAGCGGCAAGGACTTCGGGCTGGACCATCACACCCTCACATCCCGCTTCGGTCTGATGCACATGCTGGCGACCAACGTCTGCGAGTGGCTGTACGTGCTGGTGGAGGAGGCGAAGCATGAAATAGTACACCTTGGGCATCCCACCGCAAGCGTCTCAGTGCACGCCGTGGGAGCTCAAGCAACAAACG CGGGATCGGAAGATCTTAAGCTGCACTGCCGGACGAGCAACATCATGGGCTCGCTGGTGCAGAATGCTGCCCCGTTTCTATTCCCGTGCACCATCGAGTATTCGCTCATCTGCGCACTGACACTGTACGATCTCTGGAGTGTGCTCAACCGGAACAGTGACCCCTCGAAGCGAAAGTCGGCTCCGGAGCGTCCGGACCGCGGCGTCACCGGTCGCCCAGCTAACCGCTTCTCGATCGACTGTTCCAGCGCGCAGAAGGGTCTGTTCGGGGGCATCATAACGATAGTGATGACCTTCATCGTGCTCATCATGTACTTCGTGCTGCGCCGCGAGCGCAACCTGCAGGGTGCGGCCACCCTCGAGATCGTGCTGTACGAGCTGGTGCTGTACTCGAGCACCCTGGCGGCGGTTGTCGGTGCCATGGTACGCATGCGGGACCTGCGCGTCACGACGCAGCGCGCCGGCCGGGGAGCGGGCTCGCTGCGTGCCACCCCGCCACTACCTCTCGATTGCCACCTGCTGCTGGTGACGCAGACCGGCATCTACATCTACGGTGTGTTTTCCATCATTGGCACCTACCACACGCACGGCCGGCTCCTGCACTTCGCCGTCGTGTCGGAGATACTCGGGCTGGCGCAAACCTCCCTGCAGACACTGTTCGTGCTCAGCTCGTGGTGGCGCCGGTGCAAGGGTGCGCACCAGAACCGCACCAAACCGGGCCGGGAGCTCATCACCTTCCTGCTCGTGGCCAATCTGGCCGCCTGGATGGTGAACGCGCTCGTCAAGAGCAACGCCAGCTTCCGGCCGCTCGTCATGGGCTTCTACGGTGCGGGCGCGTGGTCCATCATCGCCCACGTCTCGATGCCGCTCGCCATCTTCTACCGCTTCCATTCCACCATCTGCCTGTTCGAGATCTGGAAGAACTCCTACAAGGCGCGCTACAATGAACCGTAG